The sequence AGTTGTTAATTACACTTGCACACTTAATAAACATGTTTAAAGTCTCTAGTACACAAGATCTTCGCTTGTTTCAGTCAGGAGTGCGTAATTGAGGTAAGAATTTATCAAAGTGTTCAAAGCTATAGCAAAATATTTGACATTTGGCATTTTAACATTGCTGTAATTTACATCACCAAGTTTTCATGTGACTGCAAACAGAAGTGCAAAAATATTACAAGACATCGCCTGATAACAGTGAAAGCTACATCGTCTACTTCGATGGCACTTCAGGGTAGATTCTTGCACCATTCcccaaaagcagagaaaactaGCATTCACTATTTTAACAGAGAAGTTGAGCTTTACACGTTTCCACATAaaccattaaaataaacttcaccttccattttaaatatgaatCGAAGTAAAAAATGCACATGACTTAAGCACATATTATTTTCCACTTCCGTTTAATTACGGTCTTTAAAGCTTTTCAGTCCAGCCCTTGTTTCAGTGATTAAGTTTATGAGAGTCGTAGGTAACGCTGTCTCCACCACAGAGCAAGGAAGCATTCCTCCTAGTTCTGGCTGAATAAATACGACTAGCTTAGAGTGCTCTGGATTCCTGTGATGAAGGGAGCGAAATCCTTCAGTTAACAGTTGTTACTGCTGCTCTGAAACTTACTGAGCTGTGCGAATGTTTACAAGTTACAGTCAGTCTCTGTTGAAATTACTCCTATAAGAAACGGAGGATACACGAATGGTCCTAGAAGATTAAATTCAGCTATCGAGTCTAACGAGGTTCCCTCAGTTGTTTCAGGAGGTAGCGTGAGTCACGAAACTGATCTGCACAAAAATCTAAAAGTTTGCCCAAAATAAAACCgtctaaataataataataataaataaataaataaataaataaagctgtttgGGTTCAGTAGATTTAAGCTTTGTATTTAGAGGACAACTGAGTAACTGAAGATGCCACTTAAATACTTACTCAGGCAAGGGAGAACACACGTACCCACAGGGATTGTTACGGCCTCGGACACAAGAGGGAGTTGGAGGGCAGTTGGAATATTCCACACTGATAGCTACAAGTtgccacacacacaaaaaaaaaaaaaaaaaaaaggcaaattaacCTATTTTTATACGTGTGAATCATAAGACTCAAAAATAACTTCTGGAAACATCAAACAACTCCCACCGCTATGGGATAGCGCAAGATCCCACAATATGCTCACTGATGTGTTTAATCGTTTTATTCTGTAAGCGAGATACCTAAAGGACATCAAATATTTGTGCAAGTAATTCAATATGCATCGAAATCTCCGTGGATGTTTGGGCAAGCGTAACCAGCAGGATTATCCTTGAGACGTGATTACACATACTTAAGTGTTGAATTGTGGTTTAGTTCAGGGCAAAGTAGTCAGTTTGTTAGCAGATGTCTTTAATTAGTTAACGCAGTTGCAAAGAAGACGAGGAAACTGTTGGCTGCGTACATGCACAGTAGTAGTTGGGAggggttgttttgtttagcTAATAGTAGTAGTTAGGaggggttgttttgtttaactCTCCATTAGTTTTGCGTAATAAAGTATTGTGACATGGCTTGAAAAATGGTCGTAGGTCACTAAAGATCCAAGATGAATAAGGGCGTTTTCTGCCATGTTCTAAGACCTCCCACAAAAGGAAAAGCTCAGCACAGAAATAAGTGAGATAATTTCCTTGTTTATCGTGTAATATcaatcattttacattttgtatATGTATACAAAGCTAAACTCAGGATCAACTACAGAACGAATTAGCAAAGTTCAGTCTGAGAATTCTGTATTAGGCAAGTAGTATTTGGTCAGGAAGACCCCCAAGTACAGAAAAGAGTTTAACAAAGACTGAACTTCTATattgaaataaattctttctcGTTActgctactattttttttttaaggcaggaGGGCAACAGAGACAGTGAAAGGACTAGAGGGCATGTGAGGAGGAGTtgcgaggagcagctgaggccaCCAGGTTTGTTCATCCTGGAGGAGAGGTGACCTCCTCACCAGCCACAGCTTCCTTGTGAGCGGGGAGCAGAGAGGGCGGTGCTGAGCTCTCTGGTGACCGCAAGAAAACAGCTTAAAGCTGCATCGGGGAAAGTCCAGGTTGGACTTCCAGATCAGGAAACAGTTCCTCACTGAGAGGGCTGTCAAGTACTCAACGCCTTTAGCTATATAATAAATGGTTTAACTCCTAGCTTGCCCTGGGCagagtcaggagttggacttgatgatcctccTGGGTCTATTCCAGCTCAGGAGATTCTGTGAATAGTTTCAGTATTAAGGAAACACCGTTTTGGAACAAACGAGAGGGAACTGTTACCATCAGTAAGACCATATGCGAGCAGTACGTATACTGTGATTAGACTTAGCAATTCACAGGAGGTTTTCCAAAATGCAGCCAAAATCCGTAAACACGCAGCAGTCCCACGTAACTCACAGTTAGTTGTAAGGATACCGCCAGGGTAGGCTTTGACATGCAGCAGGTCAACAAAATCTCTCGATGAAATCAGGCCCATGCCGTAACTGTGCGTTACGCTGTGGTATATACCCGTGTCCTAAAAGTAAGTACATGTAATTTTTTGTGTGCGTTAATACGTAAAAAGCTAAGCTTTATTCGATTGACAAGCATTACATGAATAATGAGAGGATggcaaaaatgtatttctacttGTTAGTGTAAGCAGGCAGTTCTAGCTAGTTAACGGTGAACTAACACCACAGCCCCAAAAGGGATCTTCCAGTAAGAAGAGGTGGGGGGATTCGCTACCCGTCCTTGAGGCCTGGATCTGAGCAGGAAAATCACTGCGTGAAAAACTCAAAACATGCACGTTTAGTATCTGTGGAGCTAGCATACctatttgcattaaaatacaCGTGCTAGATGGTACAATGCATTTTAAGGTGTAATTTATTTGGTAAGGTAAGCCAGTAATGCAGTTCCAAAGAAAAAAGCGAAGGAGAACGGATGGCTGTATCACTGCATCCCAATCCTGATCAGCTCCGGCAGATACAGGCAGAGGGAAGTGGGGTTAGATAAAagctaaaatgtttttgttcagcTTAGTGAGTACTTTCATGTACTCGAGTCATTCATTCATCGGCCGCGAGAACCCTCCGTGATGCGCAGGGCCATCTCTCTCAAGTTGTTACAGAGGTCCCCTAGTACAGAACTGAGATTTTCCAGAGGAATTTCAAGCTCCTGGTTTCCAGAGTGCTTGGGACAAAGCCCCAGACAACTGGAATTCAGAACACAGAGGAGTTCGCAGCACTAGTACAGCATCATTACGTTCTGCCCTCAACTCGTGTACCCAAATAAGCACAGCACCCAGTCAAATCCAAGAAATGCTTTCTGATAATTTCTGTTACCGCTAGCATAAATTAAGGATTTGATTTGCAGATTCCCTGGTGTGATTTCATTCAT is a genomic window of Anser cygnoides isolate HZ-2024a breed goose chromosome Z, Taihu_goose_T2T_genome, whole genome shotgun sequence containing:
- the STARD6 gene encoding stAR-related lipid transfer protein 6 isoform X1, yielding MDYKKITDEISEKILSYSQDTSGWRVIKVSKNVTVSSKPSKEYAGNIYRGEGIIEEVPSKIIPFMYLPEYRNKWDKALKSYSLLESVDQDTGIYHSVTHSYGMGLISSRDFVDLLHVKAYPGGILTTNSISVEYSNCPPTPSCVRGRNNPCGYVCSPLPENPEHSKLVVFIQPELGGMLPCSVVETALPTTLINLITETRAGLKSFKDRN